In one Lolium rigidum isolate FL_2022 chromosome 3, APGP_CSIRO_Lrig_0.1, whole genome shotgun sequence genomic region, the following are encoded:
- the LOC124701608 gene encoding protein STRUBBELIG-RECEPTOR FAMILY 6-like — translation MGRRRRGGGMLDAASLPPLLLLLLACVWPQQQILVAADTDASDVTALNTLFTSLNSPGQLKGWQATGGDPCGQSWQGITCSGSSVTAIKLPNSGLSGNLGYNMNTMGSLVEIDMSQNNLGGGQAIQYNLPTNKLERLNLAGNQFTGNLPYSIFSMNNLKYLNLNHNQLQGKMTDVFSNLGSLTTVDLSFNSLTDDLPEGLTSLSSLKTLYLQNNQFTGSINVLANLPLSDLNIANNRFTGWIPSQLKKINSLQTDGNSWTTGPAPPPPPFTAPPSNRRKSPGQNSDSSSSSGGKSGIGGGGVAGIIISLLVVGAIVAFFVIRRRKRKPKMAEHFEQHQPFTSFPSNEVKDMKPFEESTTIDVESLASPASVALKPPTKIERNNSFEDDDFSNKRVPKKSNAKHIKAIVYSVADLQIATDSFSMDNLVGEGTFGRVYRSQFNDGKVLAVKKLDCTVIPFQSSDDFVELVSNISKLHHPNLNELVGYCMEHGQHLLVYDFHRNGSLHDLLHLSDEYSKPLSWNSRIKIALGSARALEYLHEVCSPSIIHKNFKSSNILLDSEFNPHLSDAALASFIPDAEFQGAEQSAGCTAPEVDMTGQYTLKSDVYSFGVVMLELLTGRRPFDSSKARSEQSLVRWATPQLHDIDALDSMVDPALKGLYPAKSLSRFADVLALCVQPEPEFRPPMSEVVEALVRLVQRANMTKRMLDGDNSSRRGDDQDQDFI, via the exons TTACTGCCCTCAACACACTCTTCACTAGCTTGAATTCTCCGGGGCAGCTAAAAGGCTGGCAAGCGACTGGCGGTGACCCTTGCGGTCAATCATGGCAGGGCATCACTTGCTCAGGATCATCGGTTACAGCAAT CAAATTGCCAAACTCGGGGCTGTCCGGGAATTTGGGATACAATATGAATACCATGGGTTCGTTGGTTGAGAT TGACATGAGCCAAAATAACCTTGGTGGTGGACAAGCGATACAGTACAATCTCCCTACTAATAAGCTTGAGAGGCT CAATCTCGCAGGAAACCAGTTCACTGGAAATTTACCCTACTCGATTTTCTCGATGAATAATCTTAAGTATTT AAATCTTAATCATAACCAGTTACAAGGGAAAATGACCGATGTATTTTCCAACCTTGGTAGCTTGACAACAGT GGATCTCTCCTTTAATTCTCTTACGGATGACCTACCAGAAGGTCTTACTTCCTTGTCAAGTCTTAAGACTTT ATATTTGCAGAACAATCAGTTCACTGGTAGTATCAATGTCCTAGCTAATCTCCCCCTTTCTGATCT GAATATTGCAAATAATCGTTTCACTGGTTGGATTCCTAGTCAGCTAAAGAAGATAAACAGTCTACA GACTGATGGTAATTCTTGGACTACGGGAccagcaccaccgccgccgccatttacAGCTCCACCTTCAAACCGTCGGAAGAGCCCAGGTCAAAACAGCGATAGTTCATCAAGTTCTGGTGGAAAGTCTGGAATtggtggtggaggtgtagcaggcaTTATCATATCGTTGCTGGTTGTTGGAGCAATTGTTGCATTTTTTGTGATAAGAAGAAGAAAACGCAAACCTAAAATGGCAGAACACTTTGAACAGCACCAGCCATTCACTTCGTTTCCTTCAAACGAAGTTAAAG ACATGAAGCCTTTTGAAGAGTCTACCACAATAGATGTGGAATCTTTGGCTTCCCCTGCTTCAGTTGCTCTGAAGCCACCCACCAAGATTGAACGCAACAATTCATTTGAGGATGATGACTTTTCAAACAAGCGTGTTCCAAAGAAAAGCAATGCAAAACATATAAAGGCAATTGTTTATTCAGTTGCGGATCTACAAATAGCAACAGATAGCTTCAGCATGGACAATCTTGTTGGAGAGGGTACTTTTGGACGTGTCTACAGGTCACAGTTCAATGATGGAAAG GTTTTAGCTGTGAAGAAACTAGATTGTACTGTGATACCATTCCAATCTTCTGATGACTTTGTTGAACTGGTCTCAAACATTTCAAAGTTGCACCATCCCAATCTCAACGAGCTTGTGGGCTATTGCATGGAACATGGACAACACTTGCTCGTGTATGATTTCCACAGGAATGGATCACTTCATGATCTACTCCATCTTTCAGACGAATACAGCAAGCCACTTAGCTGGAACTCTCGTATTAAGATTGCACTAGGCTCTGCCCGTGCATTGGA GTATCTTCATGAAGTATGTTCTCCGTCCATCATCCACAAGAATTTCAAGTCATCCAACATTCTGCTCGACTCAGAATTCAATCCGCACCTCTCAGATGCTGCACTTGCAAGCTTTATTCCTGATGCTGAGTTCCAG GGAGCAGAACAGAGTGCTGGGTGCACTGCCCCGGAGGTGGACATGACTGGCCAGTATACTCTCAAGAGTGATGTCTACAGCTTTGGGGTGGTCATGCTAGAGCTTTTGACCGGACGCAGACCATTTGACAG CTCTAAGGCTAGGTCAGAGCAGTCACTGGTGCGGTGGGCGACTCCCCAGCTGCACGACATTGATGCACTGGACAGCATGGTCGACCCTGCGCTCAAGGGTCTGTACCCTGCCAAGTCCCTGTCCCGGTTCGCCGATGTGCTCGCCTTGTGTGTCCAG CCTGAACCAGAATTCAGGCCACCGATgtcggaggtggtggaggcgTTGGTCCGGCTCGTGCAGAGGGCCAACATGACAAAGAGAATGCTCGACGGAGACAATTCTTCTCGGCGAGGCGATGACCAGGACCAGGATTTCATATGA